ACCGGCATATCGGAAGTGGAGCCCATGATAATGCTGACTAAAGGCTGCATAAGGGTCGGGGTTTTGGGTTAGAGTGCAAAAATAGGAAAAAAGTTTGAGGGTTGTCATGGTTGTCGGGTTGTCATGTTGCCGGGTTTTGATTTTATCCACAAATTCACACAAATTTTTAGTCAATGAACACAAATGCCAATCTGCCAATCCATTTTTCATTTTTCATTTTTCGTTTTTCATTTCTCTTCCATGGACCATGCCCCATGCTCCAAGCCCTATGCCTCTGCCCGTGAACAATTGTTTAATCTGTTGGTTTTTCTAAAAACAAAATTTCCATGGATAAGATACTGAAAGGTGTTGTGTCGTTTCGCAAGCATGATTTTGAGAAGTATCGTGCCCTTTTTGAGAAGCTGGGAAAAAAGCAGCAGCCCCACACCCTGTTTATCGGATGCTCGGATTCGAGGGTTGACCCCAACCTGATCACGCGTTCGCTGCCCGGTGAGTTGTTTATCATCCGCAATGTGGCCAACATCGTTCCGCAATACCGGGAGTCGGGCGAATACCTGGCCACTACTTCCGCTATTGAATATGCGGTGCAGGCCCTGAACGTAGAACATATTGTTGTGTGTGGCCACAGCAACTGCGGGGGTTGTGCTGCCCTTTACCTGCCCGAGAAGGCTTTTGCAAATATGCCGCACACCCGCCGCTGGCTTGAACAGGCGCAGGTGGTGCGCCAGCACGTAGCGCAGAATCCGGAAGCGAAAGATCCTGCAGCCCGCGAATGGCTTACTGAACAGGAAAATGTGGTGCAGCAACTCAAAAACCTGCTGACCTATCCCTTTATCCGTGAGCGGTTTAAGCAAGGCACTCTGAAACTCCACGGCTGGTATTATACCATCCAGTCAGGGCAGGTCATGGCTTATGATGCTGCCAAGGGTTATTTTGAGGAAATGGGGGAAGGTTAGGGGTTAGGGGTTCAAGGTTCAAGGTTGAGATTAGCTTTTGGCTATTGGCTATTGGCTTTTAGCTTTAAGCTAAACATCATTCACTCATTTCTCATTTCTCATTTCTCATCTCTCATCTCTCACTTCTCTTTTTGAACGCGGATGCCACGGATGAACTTCGTTCAGCGCGGATGAACGCGGATTTTTTTAAGTATTTGTTTTTTTGGGGAGTTCTTTTATCCGCGGCAATCAGCGTTGCCGCGCCAGCGGCATCCGTTTCATCCGCGTTCCATTTTTTGAGGTTTTATTTTGAACGCGGATCTACTGCTTATTGATTTCTCACTTCTGATTTCTCACTTCTGATTTCTTTTTTCCCTGTGGCTGTGTAGGTTTAGTAGATCATTTCGCCTTAATTTGAAGAAACCCTTCTTGACCTATTTATGCCATTATTCAGCTGGAAAATTGGAAAAATTTTAATCTCCGTTATACCTTAACTATTGTTGTGAAGCAATTTTATTAAACTTATTAAAATGAAAAGAATACCGAAAATAAAAAAGAAAAAATGCGGGGGTTGCCCTGGTGCATAGTCAAGAAAAGTGTTCTTGTTTTTCTTGAATTTTTGGTATGAATTGAAAGATAATATTAAAAAAAGAATTCCAACTCCTAGAAGAAAAATGGATACCACCATGGCAATAAAGATTTATTTTATTTCAGTTCCATCTGTTTTTCAATAGGGGTTCAGCATCCCGGCTGAGCGGAATTTGTAATGCCGCTCGGAACACAGGATAATTTGAAATTATCCAAACCCCTGCCAAAACAAAGAACATCATTTCACCATAACCTGGCCTGGTTCAGCAAAGCTATCAAATTTAGAAGATTTTTTAATATCGCCCAGGGGAGATATCCTCAAAAAGAGGAAGTGACAATTTTGATAATTTTGATAATATTGATAATTTCTCTGTCATAAATAGGAGCGTTCTTTAAAGGAAACATGGAGGCTAGACGCTGAACCCCATGCCCCACGCCCCATGCTCCATGCCCTATGCCCCATGCTCTTTTCCGTGGAATCCGCAACAATCCGCGGAATCCTCTTTTTCATTTTTCATTAAAAAAGGCTGCCCTTTATCAGCGCAGCCTTTTCAATAGGCATAACCTGGCCTATAGGGGAGGGATGACCAGCACCTGTCCGGGATAGATCAGGTCGGGGTCTTTCAGCATGGGTTTGTTTGCCTCGAAGATGATGGGGTATTTGTTAGCATCGCCATACATTTCCCTGGCGATTTTTGACAAAAAGTCACCCTTCTTTACGGTATAATACCTGCCTTCCGGCTCTTTCACTTCAGCCTCTTTGATTTCCAATTGGTCATCGACCTCAGAAATGCCTTCAATATTTCCGGCAGCCACTACGATCTTGTTTTTGATGGCCTGGGTGTCGACTTTGCCGGCAATCGTAATCTTCTCACCTGCCACGCTCACTTTCAGGTCATCCACCAGGAACCCATAGCGCTCGATGTGTGATTTGATCAGGGCAATCCTGTCTTCTTCCTTCTCTTCTTTGCCTTTGCCGAAAACCTTTGCCCCTGCATTCTTGATGAATGAAATAAGTCCCATTTCGATTTTAATTTTTAGTGAATCAGTCTTTGACTTCGAAGGTAATTTTGGCATTTACCCTGAACTCATAAATCTCGCTGCCTTTAACCACGGCGCTATGATCTTTGATGTAAACCGAGCGGATCTCTTTAACAGTTTTGGAAGCCTCTTTTACGGCTTTGCGTGCTGCATCTTCCCAGCCCTTTTCCGATGAGGCAAGGATTTCTATTACTTTTAATACACTCATGGGGTTAAAGTATTTAAATGAATAAATGAAAAATGAATTATCGTAAATTACAAAAAAATATCCTTTTAACCAAAATATATCTCCTTTTTTTTGGAATATTCAGGAACCCCTTTTCCTTTTCAGCAGTTGAAAATAATGAAGTAAAGGGTAAATTTTTTTAAAAATTATTATCGTATATCAGCAGCGGTATTGATAAAAATATATTTTTGTAAATGTTTGAACATTTGAACAATTATGATTCTGAAAATTGATCATTCAAGTATAGTACCCATCCATGCGCAGGTGGAAGAACTGCTTCGCAAGCTCATTGAGAAACCACCCTATTGTGACGGCGGTTACCTGCCGCCTGAGGCCGAACTGGCCAAAAAGCTTGGCATCAGTCGTAATACTGTAAGGCAGGCCACCAATAAGCTGGAATACGAAGGGCTTATCATCCGGCGTAAGGGCAAAGGCACCAAGGCAGTACAAAAAACCGTTACCACCCAGTTGAGTAACTGGCATTCGTTTACACAGGAGATGAACGAAAAGGGGATTGCCTTTATTAATTACCAGATTGCGTCGAACAAAGTCTTCATCAATGAAAAGATCGCACGTTTTTTCGACCTGCCCGACCAATCGGAAGTGGTAAAACTCATCAGGCTCCGGGGGGATAAAGTCGGTCCGTTCGTATATTTTGAGAG
The nucleotide sequence above comes from Bacteroides sp.. Encoded proteins:
- a CDS encoding GntR family transcriptional regulator, which translates into the protein MKIDHSSIVPIHAQVEELLRKLIEKPPYCDGGYLPPEAELAKKLGISRNTVRQATNKLEYEGLIIRRKGKGTKAVQKTVTTQLSNWHSFTQEMNEKGIAFINYQIASNKVFINEKIARFFDLPDQSEVVKLIRLRGDKVGPFVYFESYFHPRTGITVDEDFSQPLYDILEKRYNILVSLSREEITARKVKPNIAALLNISKSDPVLIRERFVSDPGGRPVEYNIGYYQADKFTYTIEIQKRT
- a CDS encoding dodecin family protein, encoding MSVLKVIEILASSEKGWEDAARKAVKEASKTVKEIRSVYIKDHSAVVKGSEIYEFRVNAKITFEVKD
- a CDS encoding carbonic anhydrase; amino-acid sequence: MDKILKGVVSFRKHDFEKYRALFEKLGKKQQPHTLFIGCSDSRVDPNLITRSLPGELFIIRNVANIVPQYRESGEYLATTSAIEYAVQALNVEHIVVCGHSNCGGCAALYLPEKAFANMPHTRRWLEQAQVVRQHVAQNPEAKDPAAREWLTEQENVVQQLKNLLTYPFIRERFKQGTLKLHGWYYTIQSGQVMAYDAAKGYFEEMGEG
- the lysM gene encoding peptidoglycan-binding protein LysM; this translates as MGLISFIKNAGAKVFGKGKEEKEEDRIALIKSHIERYGFLVDDLKVSVAGEKITIAGKVDTQAIKNKIVVAAGNIEGISEVDDQLEIKEAEVKEPEGRYYTVKKGDFLSKIAREMYGDANKYPIIFEANKPMLKDPDLIYPGQVLVIPPL